In the genome of Amphiura filiformis chromosome 4, Afil_fr2py, whole genome shotgun sequence, one region contains:
- the LOC140149648 gene encoding uncharacterized protein yields the protein MGKSFANFMCKKFFHPASFANIKRVWMAEERTKNEQQKQDTLRAEYEREQEIYNNRVTMGDEKVKHGLHFMYEPPKGLEKGDKDGEQEFKFEWQREAPREDYAKNMDVQDQPFGIAVRNVKCIKCHKWGHVNTDRECPMYDKATDEELAGPSSNPVELMDEMRRDGLALKQCVLGRKNNGYAQNQQMVGNDEDSDDDEEAEAAFLKTLTKKQKKKLLKKLEKLQQGGRVGHKKMKKHKKESSKKHKRQHESSSDDDSSSDSDSDNKRRAQKDSRKRHQTSDSDLDQKGIKRKHDGSSHQAKYKSKQSRRNDSSSESDDDDDDGQRRYTKTGHARNDEYGRKHDRKDGHDRDVDRRKSRDQDHESRRHSGNRHMEREDRGKYRDRDHDVKDRNERRVERERDSRDDRRERDTGREERERNSHRDDRKSSHSNNRDATKDDWLSGKFDGFSSGHRSEKQSSHDKRKHNKDDESHRRRRDSSSESEDDRNRKTEICDERRKTEEYRRKDRSREHRRDR from the exons ATGGGGAAATCATTTGCTAATTTCATGTGCAAGAAGTTTTTCCACCCAGCGTCATTTGCAAACATTAAGCGA GTATGGATGGCAGAAGAACGAACTAAAAATGAGCAGCAGAAGCAAGACACTCTACGAGCTGAGTATGAGAGGGAACAAGAGATCTACAACAACAG AGTTACGATGGGTGATGAAAAAGTCAAGCATGGACTGCACTTCATGTATGAGCCACCCAAAGGATTGGAGAAAGGGGACAAAGACGGGGAACAAGAGTTCAAGTTTGAATGGCAGCGTGAAGCTCCAAGGGAGGACTATGCCAAGAACATGGATGTTCAGGATCAGCCATTTGGAATTGCTGTGAGAAATGTGAAGTGTATCAAGTGTCACAAATGGGGCCATGTCAACACTGATAGGGAG TGTCCGATGTACGACAAGGCTACAGATGAAGAGTTGGCTGGGCCAAGCAGTAATCCTGTGGAGTTGATGGATGAAATGAGAAGAGATGGACTGGCTTTGAAACAGTGTGTATTAGGACGGAAGAATAATGGTTATGCACAGAATCAG caAATGGTTGGTAATGATgaagatagtgatgatgatgaagaggcTGAGGCGGCCTTCTTGAAGACACtcacaaagaaacaaaagaagaaaCTCCTCAA gAAATTGGAAAAGCTTCAGCAAGGAGGTAGAGTCGGTCACAAGAAGATGAAGAAACACAAGAAGGAAAGCAGCAAGAAACATAAGAGACAACATGAGTCTTCATCAGATGATGATTCCAGCTCGGACAGTGACTCGGACAATAAGAGAAGAGCACAGAAGGATAGCAGAAAAAGGCACCAAACGTCAGATAGTGACTTGGATCAAAAGGGGATAAAAAGAAAGCATGATGGTTCAAGTCATCAAGCTAAGTATAAGAGCAAACAGTCAAGGAGAAATGATTCCTCATCTGAatctgacgatgatgatgatgatggtcaaCGCAGGTATACAAAAACGGGTCATGCTAGAAATGATGAGTATGGCAGAAAACATGACAGAAAAGATGGACATGATAgggatgttgacagaagaaaaagTAGAGATCAAGATCATGAATCAAGAAGACATAGTGGAAACAGACACATGGAAAGGGAGGACAGGGGTAAATACAGGGACAGGGATCATGATGTAAAGGACAGGAATGAAAGGAGAGTAGAGAGGGAGAGAGATAGTCGAGATGATCGAAGAGAAAGGGACACTGGACGAGAAGAGAGAGAAAGGAACAGTCACAGAGATGATAGAAAGAGTAGTCATTCAAATAATAGAGATGCAACAAAAGATGATTGGCTGAGTGGGAAATTTGACGGGTTTAGCTCCGGGCACAGATCAGAGAAGCAGTCGTCACATGACAAACGTAAGCATAATAAAGATGATGAATCTCACAGACGAAGAAGAGATAGTTCTAGCGAGTCAGAGGATGATAGGAACAGAAAGACTGAGATATGTGACGAGAGAAGAAAGACTGAAGAGTATAGAAGAAAAGACAGAAGTAGAGAACACAGGCGGGATAGGTAA